Proteins found in one Larimichthys crocea isolate SSNF unplaced genomic scaffold, L_crocea_2.0 scaffold532, whole genome shotgun sequence genomic segment:
- the LOC113745215 gene encoding myelin and lymphocyte protein-like, producing MVFFLFLVCQDFVYHGIAAFFYLSASVALAKVTLEMKDGTNFQNYQLDISAVVFSYVATLLYFVHTILSAIRWKSF from the exons AtggtcttcttcctcttcctcgtctGTCAGGACTTCGTGTATCACGGCATCGCTGCCTTTTTCTACCTTAGCGCTTCGGTGGCTTTGGCCAAAGTGACCCTGGAGATGAAAGATGGGACCAACTTCCAGAACTACCAGCTGGACATCTCTGCAGTG GTCTTCTCATACGTGGCGACTCTCCTCTACTTCGTCCACACCATCCTGTCTGCCATCCGATGGAAATCTTTCTAG